One segment of Daphnia magna isolate NIES linkage group LG2, ASM2063170v1.1, whole genome shotgun sequence DNA contains the following:
- the LOC116916707 gene encoding uncharacterized protein LOC116916707 gives MSLAVFVTPKLVRILDPNSNLVDVWVVEFPFWLAKYLCDQRTHNENDQQLNSICQMAPSTFDISSSNIPYPNTDHLVATDFQPTASILDHQFPTDLLESKEETCVMNPVSNDQNGDYVTQPHNTAEYPDLAMCVHANLTPSHGYYSDNMALLHPTNGLSGYQLPVEQNYHMENPTYHERAILNQPQGLETHPCFPDAPFLPVCIHQGNEPHVFSENFSGSARPENFLMHTTENGSFFIENELSAISGFVSGSLQDWGFSHPLGQILKNKRGLSCCFVLPSGIVCYVKFTPHGIKFSSNQRGIVYVIDEAGVRTCWESFRSLEEMISERDLWTDRLQRDFKKPCNCGASSCFHQGQSRSVSWNSSSKDETIRVERKGLRFFAETRELKNLNLGLEDYYMSSTLHHFGEQSGHIYIKSCHYHFTQSVFFNGKSLQVKFHTQTAGLDSHGRLSLSNC, from the exons ATGTCATTGGCCGTCTTCGTAACACCTAAACTAGTTCGTATTCTTGATCCGAACTCAAATCTTGTGGATGTCTGGGTGGTTGAATTTCCGTTTTGGTTGGCGAAATATCTGTGCGACCAAAGAACCCACAATGAAAATGACCAGCAGTTAAATTCAATCTGTCAGATGGCTCCATCCACATTCGATATTTCAT ccAGCAATATTCCATATCCCAATACAGATCATTTAGTTGCAACTGATTTTCAACCCACTGCAAGTATTCTTGATCATCAGTTTCCAACTGACCTGTTAGAATCCAAAGAGGAAACCTGTGTGATGAACCCTGTTAGTAATGATCAAAATGGTGATTATGTAACACAACCTCACAACACTGCAGAATACCCAGATCTTGCAATGTGTGTGCATGCAAACTTAACACCATCACATGGCTACTATTCAGACAACATGGCATTGCTTCACCCAACAAATGGTCTTAGTGGATATCAGTTACCAGTTGAACAAAATTATCACATGGAAAACCCAACCTATCATGAAAGGGCAATCCTTAATCAACCCCAAGGGCTTGAGACACATCCCTGCTTTCCTGATGCACCCTTTCTCCCAGTTTGTATTCATCAAGGGAATGAGCCGCACGTCTTCTCTGAAAATTTCTCTGGTTCCGCCAGGCCCGAAAATTTCCTAATGCATACCACGGAAAACGGatcattttttattgaaaatgaGCTTTCAGCAATTTCAGGATTTGTCTCTGGCAGCTTGCAGGACTGGGGGTTCTCTCATCCATTGGGGCAGATACTGAAGAACAAACGAGGATTGTCTTGTTGCTTTGTTCTCCCTTCCGGTATTGTATG TTATGTGAAATTTACGCCCCATGGAATCAAGTTCTCGAGCAACCAACGAGGGATAGTGTATGTGATTGACGAAGCCGGAGTTCGCACCTGCTGGGAATCGTTCAGATCTTTAGAGGAAATGATTTCGGAAAGAGACCTGTGGACTGATCGGCTGCAGAGAGACTTCAAGAAACCCTGCAACTGCGGAGCATCCTCATGCTTTCATCAGGGACAATCTAGATCAGTGTCATGGAACTCAAGCTCCAAGGATGAAACAATCCg CGTTGAGCGAAAAGGATTGCGATTCTTTGCCGAAACGCgggaattaaaaaatttgaaccTTGGCCTGGAAGATTATTATATGAGTTCAACTCTTCATCATTTCGGCGAGCAAAGCGGTCATATCTATATCAAAAGTTGTCACTATCATTTCACCCAGAGCGTCTTTTTCAATGGGAAATCGCTTCAAGTCAAATTTCACACTCAGACGGCTGGTTTAGATAGTCATGGGCGTCTGTCGCTAAGCAACTGCTAA
- the LOC116916734 gene encoding serine hydrolase-like protein: protein MDNCDKLVFRMQHLIPRGLSSAAPKITNNTVITTPDIASFRYQTDALSKTYEEVTFPMTYGNVAAKVWGPSNGKPVFALHGWLDNAGTFDSLIPMLPHNLRIVAVDIPGHGMSDHFPRDIMYHFLDCLLAVERISQQLKWEKFSFIGHSLGGCIAMLYAGVFPEKVDKLVNIDIVRVTTTRAETMHLRLRKTVGKLLKYEAAITNGPEKPISYDTAVEKSINGSFGSLDKKACEIMLKRGLKKVNGGYVFSRDRRLHAAPLSFCPKQDQIVLAAKVTADVLIIKFTEGPYFESVEDQVEHVEALRKSSKNVRYVEIEGKHHTHLTHPERIANIISDFFNP, encoded by the exons ATGGACAACTGTGATAAGCTAGTGTTTCGCATGCAGCATCTGATTCCACGTGGATTATCATCAGCAGCcccaaaaataacaaataacacAGTCATCACCACACCAGATATAGCAAGTTTCAGATATCAGACTGATGCTTTGTCAAAAACCTATGAAGAAGTTACATTCCCCATGACATATGGAAATGTAGCAG CTAAGGTCTGGGGCCCTTCAAATGGAAAACCAGTATTTGCCTTACATGGTTGGTTGGATAATGCTGGCACTTTTGACTCCTTGATTCCAATGCTCCCTCATAACTTAAGAATAGTTGCAGTTGATATTCCAGGTCATGGGATGTCTGATCATTTCCCAAGAGATATTATGTACCACTTCTTGGACTGTCTTTTAGCTGTGGAGAGAATATCACAACAATTGAAGTGGgagaaattttcatttattggTCATAGCCTGGGTGGGTGTATTGCCATGCTATATGCAGGTGTGTTTCCAGAAAAGGTAGATAAACTTGTAAATATTGATATTGTTAGGGTCACTACAACAAGGGCTGAAACCATGCATTTGAGGTTAAGAAAAACTGTTGGTAAGCTTTTGAAATACGAAGCTGCAATAACGAATGGTCCAGAAAAGCCTATTAGCTATGATACAGCGGTAGAAAAAAGCATTAATGGTTCATTTGGATCCCTGGACAAAAAAGCTTGCGAAATTATGTTAAAGCGTGGTCTGAAGAAAGTAAACGGGGGATATGTATTTAGCAGAGACAGGCGATTGCACGCGGCTCCATTGTCGTTTTGCCCAAAACAAGATCAGATAGTTCTGGCAGCAAAAGTCACTGCCGAcgttttaattattaaatttaccgAAGGACCTTATTTCGAGAGTGTTGAAGATCAGGTAGAGCATGTAGAAGCACTTAGGAAAAGCTCAAAAAATGTTCGCTATGTCGAAATAGAGGGAAAGCATCACACCCATCTTACCCATCCTGAACGTATTGCAAATATAATTTCCGACTTTTTCAATCCCTAA
- the LOC116916633 gene encoding uncharacterized protein LOC116916633, with protein MAAVSIHKWTVRFFFVFLIYPSANARGGHLDWIELADEIVHQQWCGTTDYCGFRNQSDDPATTESSTNEGLRKMTVQKPNDMKENQFLNTACHCDEECDSYGDCCYDALLANIHTEVKNNISEEEFEQNSLACLPLRFKDNDYKLDEKFHIYMINACPSTWVEDDDESLPALCRKSPNRLDYTHLIDIPVLSLETNRTYANVFCARCHSDANRLASWNVSVECDVDINTSNATRAQMFRPSNYQPGLRQWALVVNEDDGEDENEDTRTTIRCNLVVDEFRNFMNYLKSTGSRRCIPRIESCAEDWTDTSDEIKCQSYTFLVQEKHPSGYTKPRVYKNPHCAKCNHIPHNETDCFFTQQTIDKFRVALGNRNRYSFSMLIDFDFGGGAGGKVDHVCGPNEIFDRFRDRCHAVVCGATFVNEAGTCVRKFELENNWPTAGTWLNSSCQRVILMENVDYIQLENGSLILKANGKTLQPEEYEPSPGGQNVTICADDDQADTYFKYSAGQRYLSDICLAISVCCLALHIAIHIALPKLRNLPGKNLLSLSCALFVAQLLFLTGIGLRDVVGYGWCAFLGVATHWFYLAAFFWMNIMGFDICRTFTGSLTRNRGMPGRGQRSTFIFYSLYAWGFPTAIVSLGLMLDFTDLVDDYAPEYGYRVCWISNKAGLGVFFVLPVAVLLLENLILFSLTVFSIIKQRQAAQFAVEKNQSYRAANEAKTMTERLQPPSGPSAPLRRNSAVNNKQQIRFILYIKLGLIMGLGWIFGFVAALAKMPVLWYPFILFNALQGAFIFVAFCCKRKIYFMVYKWATKRPHPSDSSSSSRATASTNKPSISTHKSSIATPSSTTAEFESQSNRLSVVQRDNQPPPSLSAERLLPQMTAVEIVRRWVTSASPISRAKRNLPRVVVTKHFVNDDEFHQYPFANKESLTSHLFVQNNNPSASLKS; from the exons ATGGCCGCCGTCTCCATTCACAAGTGGACGGTCCGTTTCTTCTTTGTGTTTCTGATCTACCCATCAGCCAATGCTCGTGGAGGACACCTTGACTGGATAGAGTTGGCAGACGAGATCGTCCACCAGCAGTGGTGTGGCACAACTGATTATTGTGGTTTTCGCAATCAGTCGGATGATCCTGCGACAACAGAATCATCCACTAACGAAGGACTGCGCAAGATGACCGTACAAAAACCGAACGACATGAAAGAAAACCA aTTTTTGAACACGGCATGCCATTGCGACGAGGAATGTGATAGTTATGGCGATTGTTGTTACGACGCGCTGCTGGCCAACATCCACACGGAGGTCAAGAATAACATCTCAGAAGAAGAGTTCGAGCAAAATTCATTGGCTTGTTTACCTCTCCGGTTCAAAGATAACGACTACAAGCTCGACGAAAAG TTCCATATTTACATGATTAACGCTTGCCCATCCACTTGGGTTGAAGACGATGACGAATCTCTACCGGCGTTATGCCGAAAAAGTCCTAATCGATTGGACTATACTCATCTGATTGATATACCCGTACTGTCTCTGGAAACCAATCGAACCTATGCCAATGTCTTCTGCGCCCGGTGTCACTCAGACGCTAACCGCCTGGCCAGCTGGAATGTTTCAGTCGAATGCGATGTTGATATCAACAC TTCCAACGCCACTAGGGCGCAAATGTTTCGCCCATCCAATTATCAGCCGGGATTGCGACAATGGGCGTTAGTGGTGAACGAAGACGATGGAGAAGATGAAAACGAAGACACTAGGACCACCATTCGATGCAATTTAGTGGTCGATGAATTCCGAAACTTCATGAATTATCTTAAG TCGACGGGTAGCAGGAGATGCATACCAAGAATTGAAAGTTGCGCCGAAGACTGGACCGATACCTCTGACGAAATCAAATGTCAGTCTTATACCTTTCTTGTCCAGGAAAAGCATCCATCCGGATACACCAAACCG CGAGTGTACAAGAATCCTCACTGCGCCAAGTGCAACCATATCCCGCATAATGAAACCGATTGCTTTTTCACGCAGCAAACGATCGATAAATTCCGCGTTGCACTGGGGAACCGTAATCGCTATTCGTTTTCGATGTTGATCGATTTTGATTTCGGCGGCGGTGCAGGCGGAAAGGTGGATCATGTTTGCGGACCAAACGAAATCTTTGACCGATTTCGCGATCGCTGTCACGCTGTTGTCTGCGGAGCGACGTTCGTCAACGAAGCAGGTACTTGCGTACGCAAGTTTGAACTGGAAAACAACTGGCCAACAGCTGGAACTTGGCTGAATTCCTCATGCCAGCGTGTGATTCTAATGGAGAACGTGGACTACATCCAACTGGAAAACGGTTCCCTCATTTTGAAGGCTAATGGTAAGACCCTGCAGCCGGAAGAATACGAACCGAGCCCAGGAGGACAAAACGTCACCATATGTGCGGACGACGATCAAGCGGACACTTATTTTAAATATTCGGCTGGCCAGCGTTACTTGTCTGATATCTGTCTAGCCATCAGCGTCTGCTGCCTCGCCCTTCACATCGCTATTCACATCGCCCTGCCCAAATTGCGCAATTTGCCCGGTAAAAATTTACTTTCATTGTCTTGCGCCCTGTTCGTGGCCCAGTTACTCTTCTTGACGGGCATCGGACTGCGTGACGTCGTCGGGTACGGTTGGTGCGCCTTCCTGGGAGTGGCGACGCACTGGTTTTACCTGGCCGCTTTCTTCTGGATGAACATCATGGGATTCGACATCTGCCGCACATTCACCGGGTCGTTGACCCGCAATCGCGGAATGCCAGGTCGTGGCCAGCGATCGACTTTCATATTCTACTCGTTGTACGCCTGGGGTTTCCCAACCGCCATCGTGTCCCTGGGCCTGATGCTGGACTTTACCGATTTGGTGGATGATTACGCACCTGAATACGGCTATCGAGTTTGCTGGATCTCAAACAAGGCCGGACTGGGTGTGTTTTTCGTCTTGCCCGTCGCTGTTCTGCTGCTGGAAAACTTGATCCTCTTCAGTTTGACTGTTTTCTCCATCATCAAACAGAGACAAGCTGCTCAGTTCGCAGTTGAGAAAAATCAATCGTATCGGGCTGCGAATGAGGCCAAAACTATGACGGAAAGGCTTCAACCTCCGTCCGGTCCATCGGCTCCGCTCCGTCGCAATAGCGCTGTGAACAACAAGCAGCAAATTCGCTTCATCCTTTACATTAAACTGGGACTGATTATGGGACTCGGCTGGATCTTTGGCTTCGTGGCAGCGCTGGCCAAAATGCCCGTACTTTGGTATCCGTTCATCCTGTTCAACGCTTTACAAGGCGCGTTCATTTTCGTCGCTTTTTGCTGTAAGCGCAAAATCTACTTCATGGTGTACAAATGGGCCACCAAGCGACCTCATCCATCTGACTCTTCGTCCAGCAGTCGGGCCACTGCTAGCACCAACAAACCTAGCATCAGCACTCACAAGTCGAGCATCGCCACGCCTAGTAGTACCACGGCCGAATTTGAAAGTCAATCCAATCGGCTCAGCGTCGTCCAACGGGATAACCAACCTCCG CCTTCGCTATCGGCTGAACGTCTTTTGCCGCAGATGACTGCCGTCGAGATTGTACGTCGCTGGGTCACTTCGGCTTCGCCGATCAGCCGGGCCAAACGAAATCTGCCTCGCGTTGTCGTCACCAAACATTTCGTCAACGATGACGAATTTCATCAGTATCCGTTTGCCAACAAGGAAAGCCTCACATCTCACCTTTTTGTTCAGAATAATAATCCCTCAGCGTCGCTTAAGTCCTGA